Proteins encoded by one window of Streptomyces clavuligerus:
- a CDS encoding S8 family peptidase, which translates to MHEMRTTTRRLGALLPVVTLAVGLQFAVSPSAHGATAPERGGDLRLAPSATAVPGSWIVVLKDGRTRAADFGVTPKYTYRSAVQGFAAKMSTARAAELAADPRVSYVEQDSKVSLAATQTNATWGLDRIDQRDLPLSTTYTYNTTAAGVNAYIIDTGIRTSHSDFGGRASVGTDTVGGGQNGQDCQGHGTHVAGTVGGGTWGVAKGVNLIAVRVLNCQGSGTNAGVIAGVDWVTANARKPAVANMSLGGGANATLDNAVTRSVASGVSYAIAAGNGNIFGQAVNACTVSPARVPTAITVGATDRTDTKASFSNFGTCLDIFAPGVGITSAWATNDTATNTISGTSMAAPHVAGAAALYLAANPTAPAAQVRDALVNGATNNKVINPGTGSPNKLLYTLY; encoded by the coding sequence GTGCACGAGATGAGAACAACCACCCGCCGCTTAGGCGCCCTGCTGCCCGTGGTCACCCTCGCGGTCGGTCTACAGTTCGCCGTCTCCCCCTCGGCGCACGGCGCGACCGCGCCCGAACGGGGCGGAGACCTGCGTCTCGCTCCTTCGGCGACCGCCGTTCCCGGGAGCTGGATCGTGGTCCTGAAGGACGGCCGGACCCGCGCCGCCGACTTCGGGGTCACCCCCAAGTACACCTACCGCAGCGCCGTGCAGGGCTTCGCGGCGAAGATGTCCACGGCCAGGGCCGCCGAACTGGCGGCGGACCCCCGGGTCTCCTATGTGGAACAGGATTCCAAGGTCAGTCTCGCGGCCACCCAGACCAATGCCACCTGGGGCCTTGACCGGATCGACCAGCGGGATCTGCCGCTGTCGACGACGTACACGTACAACACCACCGCGGCCGGGGTGAACGCGTACATCATCGACACCGGTATCCGCACCTCCCACAGCGACTTCGGCGGCCGGGCGAGCGTCGGCACCGACACCGTGGGCGGCGGGCAGAACGGCCAGGACTGTCAGGGCCACGGCACCCATGTCGCCGGTACGGTCGGCGGCGGCACCTGGGGCGTCGCCAAGGGCGTCAACCTGATCGCCGTCCGCGTGCTCAACTGCCAGGGCTCCGGCACCAACGCCGGAGTCATCGCGGGCGTCGACTGGGTGACCGCCAACGCCCGCAAGCCCGCCGTCGCGAACATGAGCCTCGGCGGCGGCGCCAACGCCACCCTGGACAACGCGGTGACACGGTCCGTCGCCTCCGGCGTCAGCTACGCCATCGCCGCGGGCAACGGCAATATCTTCGGCCAGGCCGTGAACGCCTGCACCGTCTCGCCCGCCCGGGTCCCGACGGCGATCACGGTCGGCGCCACCGACCGCACCGACACCAAGGCGTCGTTCTCGAACTTCGGCACCTGCCTGGACATCTTCGCCCCGGGCGTCGGCATCACCTCGGCCTGGGCCACCAACGACACCGCCACCAACACCATCTCCGGCACCTCCATGGCCGCCCCGCACGTGGCGGGCGCCGCGGCGCTCTATCTGGCGGCCAACCCGACCGCACCGGCGGCCCAGGTCCGTGACGCCCTGGTGAACGGCGCGACCAACAACAAGGTCATCAACCCCGGGACCGGTTCACCGAACAAGCTCCTGTACACCCTCTACTGA
- a CDS encoding alpha/beta fold hydrolase produces MQIRIPRPRRRGRWLAGTAAFAVLAGAGTWTAVADGDAPAVHREDRVHQMPGAGVDTSFFTSGDPDRRRPAVLIGHGFGGSKDDVREQAERLARDGYAVLTWSARGFGASTGRIGLNDPAHEVKDVSRLLDWLARRPEVRLDADGDPRVGVAGASYGGAAALLAAGHDRRVDAIAPSITYWNLADALFPEGVFKKLWAGLFFTAGAAGPTGPTGPPPGVADPPGAPRAATGAPATGADAPADPEGCGRFSAELCAMYERVAVAGEPDPAARALLERRSPSAVGDRIAVPTLIVQGQSDSLFPLSHADAMAQRIKANGAPVAVDWISGGHDGGDREQRRIENRVTAWFDRHLNGDRGADPGPAFRVSRTGGFDSGEGHAVLRGAWDDRYPGLHGGVRNIPLTAGEQRFSNPAGAAPPAVSAVPGISGALGQFSSLGVGFATDVPGRHARFDSRPLPDDLRITGSPRVRVKVASTTGDAVLFAKVYDVGPDGRTQVLPAQLVAPVRITGARTGKEVTLTLPAVDHRVEAGHRLRLVLSATDLGYASPVAPARYTVGLTGAGELAVPTAPAVRTQDTGLPWWTWALPAGGAALAAALLLTARRRATAPAPDPGRADVPLEITGLAKRYAGASDRYAVRDLSFRVEKGQVLGLLGPNGAGKTTTLRMLMGLIRPDEGEIRVFGHAIRPGAPVLSRVGAFVEGAGFLPHLSGRENLDLYWRATGRPAADAHAEEALEIAGLGDALARAVRTYSQGMRQRLAIAQAMLGLPDLLILDEPTNGLDPPQIREMRDVMIRYAAGGRTVIVSSHLLSEVEQSCTHLVVMDRGRLVQAGPVAEITGESDTVLVTLAGEISEPLAEKVAALPGVGSARRTEDGLLVRLDGATTTALIGELVRLDVPLTGVGPYRRLEDAFLTLIGGSA; encoded by the coding sequence ATGCAGATCCGAATCCCCCGGCCCCGCCGCCGGGGCCGATGGCTCGCCGGGACGGCCGCGTTCGCGGTGCTCGCCGGAGCGGGCACATGGACCGCCGTCGCCGACGGCGACGCCCCGGCGGTGCACCGCGAGGACCGGGTGCACCAGATGCCGGGAGCCGGTGTCGACACCTCGTTCTTCACCTCGGGGGACCCGGACCGCCGCAGACCCGCCGTCCTCATCGGACACGGCTTCGGCGGCAGCAAGGACGACGTCAGGGAGCAGGCCGAACGGCTGGCCCGGGACGGCTACGCCGTCCTCACCTGGTCCGCCCGCGGCTTCGGCGCCTCCACCGGCCGGATCGGGCTCAACGACCCCGCCCACGAGGTCAAGGACGTCTCCCGGCTGCTCGACTGGCTGGCCCGGCGCCCCGAGGTACGGCTCGACGCCGACGGCGACCCCCGGGTCGGCGTCGCCGGTGCCTCCTACGGCGGAGCCGCCGCGCTGCTCGCCGCCGGGCACGACCGCCGCGTCGACGCCATCGCGCCGTCGATCACCTACTGGAACCTCGCCGACGCGCTCTTCCCCGAAGGGGTCTTCAAGAAACTCTGGGCGGGCCTCTTCTTCACCGCGGGCGCGGCGGGCCCCACCGGCCCGACCGGACCGCCCCCCGGTGTCGCCGACCCGCCGGGCGCGCCGCGCGCCGCGACGGGCGCCCCGGCCACCGGCGCGGACGCCCCCGCCGACCCCGAGGGCTGCGGCCGTTTCTCGGCCGAACTGTGCGCGATGTACGAACGGGTCGCCGTGGCCGGAGAGCCCGACCCCGCCGCCCGCGCCCTCCTCGAACGCCGCAGCCCCTCCGCCGTCGGCGACCGCATCGCCGTCCCCACCCTGATCGTCCAGGGCCAGTCCGACTCCCTCTTCCCGCTCTCCCACGCCGACGCCATGGCCCAGCGGATCAAGGCCAACGGCGCACCCGTCGCCGTCGACTGGATCTCCGGCGGCCACGACGGCGGCGACCGGGAGCAGCGGCGGATCGAGAACCGGGTCACGGCCTGGTTCGACCGCCATCTGAACGGGGACCGCGGCGCCGACCCCGGCCCCGCGTTCCGCGTCAGCCGCACCGGCGGCTTCGACTCCGGCGAGGGCCACGCCGTGCTCCGCGGCGCCTGGGACGACCGCTACCCCGGTCTGCACGGCGGGGTGCGGAACATCCCGCTCACCGCGGGCGAGCAGCGCTTCTCCAACCCCGCCGGGGCCGCCCCGCCCGCCGTCTCCGCCGTCCCCGGCATCAGCGGCGCGCTCGGGCAGTTCTCCTCCCTCGGGGTCGGCTTCGCCACCGACGTCCCCGGGCGGCACGCCCGTTTCGACTCCCGTCCGCTGCCGGACGATCTGCGGATCACCGGCTCGCCGCGGGTCCGGGTCAAGGTCGCCTCCACCACCGGCGACGCGGTGCTCTTCGCCAAGGTGTACGACGTGGGCCCCGACGGGCGGACGCAGGTGCTGCCCGCGCAGCTCGTCGCCCCCGTCAGGATCACCGGGGCCCGTACGGGCAAGGAGGTCACACTCACCCTGCCCGCCGTGGACCACCGGGTCGAGGCGGGCCACCGGCTCCGGCTCGTGCTCTCCGCGACCGACCTCGGCTACGCGTCGCCCGTGGCCCCCGCCCGCTACACCGTGGGTCTGACCGGCGCGGGCGAACTGGCCGTCCCCACCGCCCCCGCCGTGCGCACCCAGGACACCGGGCTGCCGTGGTGGACCTGGGCCCTCCCGGCCGGGGGCGCGGCCCTCGCCGCCGCGCTGCTGCTCACCGCCCGCCGCCGGGCCACCGCCCCCGCGCCCGACCCCGGCCGCGCGGACGTCCCGCTGGAGATCACCGGCCTCGCCAAGCGCTACGCCGGGGCCAGCGACCGCTACGCCGTGCGGGACCTCTCGTTCCGCGTCGAGAAGGGACAGGTCCTCGGACTGCTCGGCCCCAACGGCGCGGGCAAGACGACCACGCTGCGGATGCTGATGGGGCTGATCCGGCCGGACGAGGGCGAGATCCGCGTCTTCGGGCACGCGATCCGGCCGGGCGCGCCCGTGCTCTCCCGGGTCGGCGCCTTCGTCGAGGGCGCCGGTTTCCTCCCCCATCTGTCCGGCCGGGAGAACCTGGACCTGTACTGGCGCGCCACCGGCCGCCCCGCCGCCGACGCCCATGCCGAGGAGGCCCTGGAGATAGCCGGACTCGGCGACGCGCTCGCCCGTGCCGTGCGCACCTACTCCCAGGGCATGCGGCAGCGGCTCGCCATCGCCCAGGCCATGCTCGGCCTGCCGGATCTGCTGATCCTCGACGAGCCGACCAATGGACTCGACCCGCCGCAGATCCGGGAGATGCGGGACGTGATGATCCGGTACGCGGCCGGGGGCCGCACCGTCATCGTCTCCAGCCATCTCCTCTCCGAGGTCGAGCAGTCCTGCACCCATCTGGTCGTCATGGACCGCGGCCGGCTGGTGCAGGCCGGGCCGGTCGCCGAGATCACCGGGGAGAGCGACACCGTGCTCGTCACCCTCGCCGGGGAGATCTCCGAGCCGCTGGCCGAGAAGGTCGCCGCGCTGCCGGGGGTCGGCTCGGCCCGGCGGACCGAGGACGGGCTCCTCGTCCGGCTCGACGGGGCCACCACCACGGCGCTGATCGGCGAACTCGTCCGGCTGGACGTGCCGCTGACCGGTGTCGGCCCGTACCGCCGTCTCGAAGACGCCTTCCTCACCCTGATCGGAGGTTCCGCGTGA
- a CDS encoding ABC transporter permease has translation MSTLTEAAPGYRARHTLPLRVEAVRQLKRRRTMVMAGLLAALPLVLIAAFAVGGTPGDGGPDDRITLMDTATASAANFAATSLFVSAGFLLVVPVALFHGDTVASEANWSSLRYLLAAPVPRTRLLWSKLAVALGFSAAAVLLLPLVALAAGTVAYGWGPLELPTGGSLPAGTALARLGLAVLYVLVSLLATAGLAFWLSTRTDAPLGAVGGAVGLTIVGNVLDAVTALGDWRQVLPTHWQFDWIDVLQPQAEWSGMVQGASVSLTYALVFTALAFRHFSRKDIVS, from the coding sequence GTGAGCACCCTGACCGAGGCCGCGCCCGGCTACCGCGCCCGGCACACCCTGCCGCTGCGCGTGGAGGCGGTACGGCAGCTCAAGCGGCGGCGGACGATGGTGATGGCCGGGCTGCTGGCGGCGCTGCCGCTGGTGCTCATCGCCGCCTTCGCCGTCGGCGGGACGCCCGGCGACGGCGGGCCCGACGACCGGATCACGCTGATGGACACCGCCACGGCCTCCGCCGCCAACTTCGCCGCGACCAGCCTCTTCGTCTCGGCGGGCTTTCTGCTGGTGGTGCCGGTGGCGCTGTTCCACGGGGACACCGTCGCCTCGGAGGCCAACTGGTCCTCGCTGCGCTATCTGCTGGCCGCTCCGGTGCCGCGGACCCGGCTGCTCTGGTCCAAGCTGGCGGTGGCGCTGGGCTTCAGCGCGGCGGCCGTGCTGCTGCTGCCGCTGGTCGCCCTGGCGGCCGGTACGGTCGCCTACGGCTGGGGCCCGCTGGAGCTGCCCACCGGGGGTTCGCTCCCCGCCGGGACCGCCCTGGCCCGGCTGGGCCTCGCCGTGCTGTATGTCCTCGTCTCCCTGCTGGCCACGGCGGGGCTCGCCTTCTGGCTCTCCACCAGGACGGACGCGCCGCTGGGCGCGGTCGGCGGGGCGGTCGGGCTGACGATCGTCGGCAATGTGCTGGACGCGGTCACGGCGCTCGGCGACTGGCGCCAGGTGCTCCCCACCCACTGGCAGTTCGACTGGATCGACGTGCTCCAGCCGCAGGCGGAGTGGAGCGGGATGGTGCAGGGGGCCTCGGTCTCCCTCACCTACGCGCTGGTGTTCACGGCGTTGGCCTTCCGCCACTTCTCCCGCAAGGACATCGTGTCCTGA
- a CDS encoding AurF N-oxygenase family protein, producing the protein MAGNYILGDREETARRLLDASARHSFDPDRELDWDAPFVEGKWFWPPELISLYDTPLWWAMDEERRQRLARVESASLASIGIWFEIVVMQLLLRHIYDKPVTSKHVRFALTEIADECRHSMMFARFLAKSETPVYPVSPFVQNLTRVFKSCSTTSCSLVFTLLCEEVIDWMQRLTFPDDRVQPLVRGVTRIHVVEEARHVRYAREELRRQMERAGRLELRVTRAVTGELGRVFARCLVNSQVYPDCGLDRRLAVKQSRGSEHRREVLRAGAARLSGFLEDVGAFDERGRRLWRAGGLL; encoded by the coding sequence ATGGCCGGAAACTATATTCTGGGGGATCGTGAAGAGACGGCCCGGCGCCTTCTCGACGCCAGCGCCCGGCACAGCTTCGACCCGGACCGCGAGCTGGACTGGGACGCCCCCTTCGTGGAGGGAAAATGGTTCTGGCCGCCGGAGCTGATCTCCCTCTACGACACTCCGCTGTGGTGGGCGATGGACGAGGAACGACGACAGCGGCTGGCCCGGGTCGAAAGCGCGTCACTCGCCTCGATCGGTATCTGGTTCGAGATCGTGGTCATGCAGTTGCTGCTGCGGCATATCTATGACAAGCCGGTCACGAGCAAGCATGTCCGTTTCGCCCTGACGGAGATCGCCGACGAGTGCCGCCACTCCATGATGTTCGCCCGTTTCCTCGCCAAATCGGAGACGCCCGTCTATCCCGTGTCACCGTTCGTCCAGAATCTCACCCGGGTCTTCAAATCCTGTTCCACCACATCGTGTTCCCTTGTCTTCACGCTGCTGTGCGAGGAGGTCATCGACTGGATGCAGCGGCTGACCTTCCCCGACGACCGGGTGCAGCCGCTGGTGCGCGGCGTCACCCGTATCCATGTGGTGGAGGAGGCCCGGCATGTGCGGTACGCGCGGGAGGAGTTGCGGCGGCAGATGGAGCGCGCGGGACGGCTGGAGCTGCGGGTGACGCGGGCCGTGACCGGGGAGCTGGGCCGGGTCTTCGCCCGGTGCCTCGTCAACTCCCAGGTCTACCCGGACTGCGGACTCGACCGCAGACTGGCCGTGAAGCAGTCCCGCGGCAGCGAGCACCGGCGGGAGGTGCTCCGGGCGGGTGCGGCCCGGCTGAGCGGCTTCCTGGAGGACGTGGGGGCCTTCGACGAACGGGGGCGCAGACTCTGGCGGGCGGGCGGGCTGCTCTGA
- a CDS encoding acyl-CoA dehydrogenase: protein MIVENAVFTHADTPACARADISADATGSASPARRELTAVLFKDGSADAHRKWRKTISTEPFRFRSGLRTEERWELSYARLRAFNEEIESPEELARDPRGLAALHEWAAVVDGALATVAGIHYNLFLGSLVDDESTERDLVPFHTLSRTGTFLCTERGHGNDAAALETTVTYDRGAQEFILHTPHERAQKYMPNTSPAGGPKSAVVAARLRVDGEDRGVFLFLVPLTDADGTLPGVTVEPLPDRIGSPVDHCVTSFDRVRLPRTALIQGPHGRLLPDGVLHTDVGSQRKRFLHAIGRVTTGKLCMSASTLGGCRAALSIAVRYAHTRRISGPTAGSRIPLAAHRSHVGRLLKSLATAYAMTFLHRSVVDTWVHHEPADRDRVERLVAVAKGWITWNARAITIEARERCGARALFPVNGLAEYPANADGAITAEGDNLAIWCKAGAEMIFGHTPAEPSLRSTAVPQGVNALGDPVFLRDLLAVVEGRWHHRARLNLRSGPSGDSLGRWNNASGAALELVEAHATLLAADAFVAAAGTVPHAPTRSLLRDLCALFLLDALAPRSGELLADGHLTAAQVRAIPDTVDRLTAGLTPHLGVIADAFDVPEEHLGDLPMLTAP, encoded by the coding sequence ATGATCGTTGAGAACGCCGTGTTCACCCATGCCGACACCCCCGCCTGTGCCCGTGCCGACATCTCAGCCGACGCCACCGGATCGGCGTCGCCTGCCCGACGTGAACTGACCGCCGTCCTGTTCAAGGACGGTTCCGCCGATGCTCATAGGAAGTGGCGGAAAACCATCTCGACAGAGCCTTTTCGATTCCGTTCCGGGCTGCGGACCGAAGAACGCTGGGAGTTGTCCTATGCCAGGCTCCGCGCGTTCAATGAGGAAATCGAATCACCCGAAGAGCTGGCCCGTGATCCCCGGGGGCTCGCCGCGCTGCACGAATGGGCGGCGGTGGTCGACGGAGCCCTCGCCACCGTGGCCGGCATCCACTACAACCTCTTCCTGGGCAGCCTGGTGGACGACGAATCCACGGAGCGGGATCTCGTCCCCTTTCATACGCTCTCGCGTACAGGAACGTTCCTCTGCACGGAGCGCGGGCACGGAAATGACGCCGCCGCCCTGGAGACCACGGTCACCTATGACCGCGGAGCCCAGGAATTCATCCTGCACACACCGCACGAACGCGCGCAGAAGTACATGCCCAACACCAGCCCGGCGGGCGGCCCCAAGTCGGCCGTGGTCGCCGCCCGGCTGCGCGTGGACGGCGAGGACCGGGGCGTCTTCCTCTTCCTCGTCCCGCTGACCGACGCGGACGGCACCCTGCCGGGCGTCACCGTCGAACCGCTGCCCGACCGGATCGGCAGCCCCGTCGACCACTGCGTCACCTCGTTCGACCGGGTACGGCTCCCGCGCACCGCCCTCATCCAGGGGCCGCACGGGCGGCTGCTCCCCGACGGCGTCCTCCACACCGATGTCGGCAGCCAGCGCAAACGTTTCCTGCACGCCATCGGCCGGGTCACCACCGGCAAGCTCTGCATGAGCGCCAGCACCCTCGGCGGCTGCCGCGCGGCCCTGTCCATCGCCGTCCGCTACGCCCATACCCGCCGGATCTCGGGGCCGACGGCGGGCAGCAGAATCCCGCTCGCCGCCCACCGCAGCCATGTCGGCAGACTGCTGAAATCGCTGGCCACCGCCTATGCGATGACTTTCCTCCACCGCAGTGTCGTCGACACCTGGGTCCACCATGAACCCGCCGACCGGGACCGCGTCGAACGGCTGGTCGCGGTCGCGAAAGGGTGGATCACCTGGAACGCCCGTGCGATCACCATCGAGGCCAGGGAACGGTGCGGAGCGCGGGCCCTCTTCCCGGTGAACGGCCTCGCCGAGTATCCCGCCAACGCCGACGGGGCCATCACCGCCGAGGGCGACAACCTCGCCATCTGGTGCAAGGCGGGAGCCGAGATGATCTTCGGCCATACACCTGCCGAACCGTCCCTCCGCTCCACCGCGGTCCCCCAGGGTGTCAACGCCCTGGGGGACCCGGTCTTCCTGAGGGACCTGCTCGCGGTGGTGGAGGGCCGCTGGCACCACCGGGCCCGGCTGAACCTCAGATCGGGGCCTTCGGGCGACTCGCTCGGCCGCTGGAACAACGCGTCAGGCGCCGCGCTCGAACTCGTCGAGGCGCATGCCACCCTGCTGGCCGCGGACGCCTTCGTCGCCGCCGCGGGCACGGTCCCCCACGCCCCCACACGCTCCCTGCTGCGGGACCTGTGCGCCCTCTTTCTGCTGGACGCGCTCGCTCCGCGCTCCGGCGAACTTCTCGCCGACGGCCATCTCACCGCCGCACAGGTACGGGCGATCCCCGATACGGTCGACCGGCTGACCGCCGGTCTCACCCCGCATCTCGGGGTGATCGCCGACGCCTTCGACGTGCCCGAGGAACACCTGGGGGACCTGCCGATGCTCACCGCGCCGTGA